From the Gavia stellata isolate bGavSte3 chromosome 22, bGavSte3.hap2, whole genome shotgun sequence genome, one window contains:
- the LOC104255722 gene encoding myosin heavy chain, skeletal muscle, adult-like has translation MTSPDAEMAVFGEAAPYLRKSEKERIEAQNKPFDAKSSVFVVHPKESFVKGTIQSRESGKVTVQTEAGETLTVKDDQIFSMNPPKYDKIEDMAMMTHLHEPAVLYNLKERYAAWMIYTYSGLFCVTVNPYKWLPVYNPEVVLAYRGKKRQEAPPHIFSISDNAYQFMLNDRENQSILITGESGAGKTVNTKRVIQYFATIAASGDKKKEEQSGKMQGTLEDQIISANPLLEAFGNAKTVRNDNSSRFGKFIRIHFGATGKLASADIETYLLEKSRVTFQLKAERSYHIFYQVTSNKKPELIDMLLITTNPYDFHFVSQGEVTVPSIDDQEELMATDSAIDILGFTADEKTAIYKLTGAVMHYGNLKFKQKQREEQAEPDGTEVADKAAYLMGLNSADLLKALCYPRVKVGNEFVTKGQTVEQVNNAVGALAKAVYERMFLWMVVRINQQLDTKQPRQYFIGVLDIAGFEIFDFNSFEQLCINFTNEKLQQFFNHHMFVLEQEEYKKEGIEWTFIDFGMDLAACIELIEKPMGIFSILEEECMFPKATDTSFKNKLYDQHLGKSSNFQKPKPTKGKVEAHFSLIHYAGTVDYNITGWLEKNKDPLNETVIGLYQKSSVKTLALLFANYGGADAEGGGKKGGKKKGSSFQTVSALFRENLNKLMTNLRSTHPHFVRCIIPNETKTPGAMEHELVLHQLRCNGVLEGIRICRKGFPSRVLYADFKQRYRVLNISAIPEGQFMDSKKASEKLLGSIDVDHTQYRFGHTKVFFKAGLIGLLEEMRDEKLAEIMTMTQARCRGFLMRVEYRKMVERRDAIFCIQYNVRAFMNVKHWPWMKLFFKIKPLLKSAESEKEMANMKQEFEKTKEELAKSEAKRKELEEKMVTLLQEKNDLQLQVQAEADSLADAEERCDQLIKTKIQLEAKIKEVTERAEDEEEINAELTAKKRKLEDECSELKKDIDDLELTLAKVEKEKHATENKVKNLTEEMAALDETIAKLTKEKKALQEAHQQTLDDLQVEEDKVNTLTKAKTKLEQQVDDLEGSLEQEKKLRMDLERAKRKLEGDLKLAHDSIMDLENDKQQLDEKLKKKDFEISQIQSKIEDEQALGMQSQKKIKELQARIEELEEEIEAERTSRAKAEKHRADLSRELEEISERLEEAGGATAAQIEMNKKREAEFQKMRRDLEEATLQHEATAATLRKKHADSTAELGEQIDNLQRVKQKLEKEKSELKMEIDDLASNMESVSKAKANLEKMCRTLEDQLSEIKTKEEQNQRMINDLNTQRARLQTESGEYSRQVEEKDALISQLSRGKQGFTQQIEELKRHLEEEIKAKNALAHALQSARHDCDLLREQYEEEQEAKGELQRALSKANSEVAQWRTKYETDAIQRTEELEEAKKKLAQRLQDAEEHVEAVNAKCASLEKTKQRLQNEVEDLMIDVERSNAACAALDKKQKNFDKILAEWKQKYEETQAELEASQKESRSLSTELFKMKNAYEESLDHLETLKRENKNLQQEISDLTEQIAEGGKAIHELEKVKKQIEQEKSELQASLEEAEASLEHEEGKILRLQLELNQVKSEIDRKIAEKDEEIDQLKRNHLRIVESMQSTLDAEIRSRNEALRLKKKMEGDLNEMEIQLSHANRVAAEAQKNLRNTQAVLKDTQLHLDDALRTQEDLKEQVAMVERRANLLQAEVEELRAALEQTERSRKVAEQELLDATERVQLLHTQNTSLINTKKKLETDIMQIQGEMEDTIQEARNAEEKAKKAITDAAMMAEELKKEQDTSAHLERMKKNLDQTVKDLQHRLDEAEQLALKGGKKQIQKLEARVRELEGEVDAEQKRSAEAVKGVRKYERRVKELTYQSEEDRKNILRLQDLVDKLQTKVKSYKRQAEEAEELSSVNLSKFRKIQHELEEAEERADIAESQVNKLRVKSREFHSKKIEEEE, from the exons ATGACTTCTCCAGATGCTGAGATGGCTGTTTTTGGGGAGGCAGCTCCTTACCTCCGAAAATCAGAAAAGGAGAGAATCGAGGCACAGAACAAGCCTTTTGATGCCAAGTCATCAGTCTTTGTGGTGCATCCTAAGGAATCCTTTGTGAAAGGGACAATCCAGAGCAGGGAATCAGGGAAGGTCACTGTCCAGACTGAAGCTGGAGAG ACTCTGACCGTGAAGGACGATCAAATCTTTTCCATGAACCCTCCCAAGTACGATAAAATCGAGGACATGGCCATGATGACCCACCTCCACGAACCCGCTGTGCTGTACAACCTCAAAGAGCGTTATGCAGCCTGGATGATCTAC ACCTACTCGGGTCTCTTCTGCGTCACTGTCAACCCCTACAAGTGGCTGCCGGTGTACAACCCAGAGGTGGTGTTGGCCTACCGAGGCAAGAAGCGCCAGGAGGCCCCTCCACacatcttctccatctctgaCAATGCCTATCAGTTCATGTTAAATG ATCGCGAGAACCAGTCAATCCTCATCAC TGGAGAATCCGGTGCAGGGAAGACTGTGAACACCAAGCGTGTCATCCAGTACTTTGCAACAATTGCAGCGAGCGGGGATaagaagaaggaggagcagTCAGGCAAAATGCAG GGAACGCTTGAGGATCAAATCATCAGCGCCAACCCACTGCTGGAGGCCTTTGGCAATGCCAAGACCGTGAGGAACGACAACTCCTCACGCTTT GGCAAATTCATCAGAATCCACTTTGGCGCTACGGGCAAACTGGCTTCTGCTGACATTGAAACTT ATCTGCTGGAGAAGTCCAGAGTCACTTTCCAGCTCAAGGCAGAAAGAAGCTACCACATATTTTATCAGGTCACCTCCAACAAGAAGCCAGAGCTAATTG ACATGCTCCTCATTACCACCAACCCTTATGATTTCCACTTTGTGAGTCAAGGTGAGGTCACTGTTCCCAGCATTGATGACCAGGAGGAGCTCATGGCTACAGAT AGTGCCATTGACATCCTGGGCTTCACTGCTGATGAAAAGACCGCCATCTACAAGCTGACAGGGGCTGTCATGCACTACGGGAACTTGAAGTTCAAGCAGAAACAACgagaggagcaggcagagccagaTGGCACAGAAG TTGCTGACAAGGCTGCCTACCTGATGGGTCTGAACTCAGCTGACCTTCTCAAAGCCCTGTGTTATCCTCGAGTCAAAGTTGGGAATGAATTTGTGACCAAAGGTCAAACTGTGGAGCAG GTGAACAATGCTGTAGGTGCTCTGGCAAAGGCTGTCTATGAGAGGATGTTCTTGTGGATGGTTGTTCGTATCAACCAACAGCTGGATACCAAGCAGCCCAGACAGTACTTCATTGGTGTCCTGGACATTGCTGGCTTTGAGATCTTTGAT TTCAATAGTTTTGAGCAGCTGTGCATCAACTTCACCAATGAGAAACTGCAACAGTTCTTCAACCACCACATGtttgtgctggagcaggaggagtaCAAGAAGGAAGGAATTGAATGGACATTCATTGACTTTGGGATGGACCTGGCTGCCTGCATTGAGCTGATTGAGAAG CCCATGGGCATCTTCTCCATCCTGGAAGAGGAGTGCATGTTCCCCAAGGCAACCGACACCTCTTTCAAGAACAAGCTCTATGACCAGCATCTGGGCAAGTCCAGCAACTTCCAGAAGCCCAAGCCTACCAAAGGCAAGGTTGAGGCCCACTTCTCCCTGATACACTATGCTGGTACAGTGGACTACAACATCACTGGCTGGCTTGAGAAGAACAAGGACCCCCTGAATGAAACTGTCATTGGGTTGTATCAGAAATCATCTGTGAAGACACTGGCCTTACTCTTTGCCAACTATGGTGGAGCAGATGCAG AGGGTGGCGGCAAGAAGGGTGGCAAGAAGAAGGGTTCTTCTTTCCAGACTGTCTCAGCTCTTTTCCGG GAGAATTTAAACAAGCTGATGACAAATCTGCGCAGCACTCACCCCCATTTTGTACGATGCATCAtcccaaatgaaacaaaaacaccTG GTGCCATGGAGCATGAGCTGGTGCTGCATCAGCTGCGATGCAATGGTGTGCTGGAAGGGATCAGAATTTGCAGGAAAGGATTCCCCAGCAGAGTCCTGTACGCTGACTTCAAACAAAG ATACAGAGTGCTGAATATAAGTGCTATTCCAGAAGGTCAGTTCATGGATAGCAAGAAGGCTTCAGAGAAGCTTCTTGGATCCATTGATGTGGACCACACGCAGTACAGATTTGGTCACACCAAG GTGTTCTTCAAAGCTGGACTGATAGGTCTGCTGGAGGAGATGAGAGATGAGAAGCTAGCAGAGATTATGACCATGACACAAGCCCGATGCAGGGGCTTCCTGATGAGAGTGGAGTATCGGAAAATGGTGGAGAGGAG gGATGCCATTTTCTGTATCCAGTACAATGTTCGTGCATTCATGAACGTCAAGCACTGGCCCTGGATGAAGCTGTTCTTCAAGATCAAGCCCTTGCTGAAGAGTGCGGAATCTGAGAAGGAGATGGCCAACATGAAACAAGAGTTTGAGAAAACCAAGGAAGAGCTTGCAAAGTCTGAggcaaagaggaaggagctggaggagaaaatgGTGACCTTactgcaggagaaaaatgaCCTGCAGCTCCAAGTGCAGGCT GAAGCAGACAGCTTGGCTGATGCTGAGGAAAGATGTGACCAgctcatcaaaaccaaaatccagctGGAAGCCAAAATTAAGGAGGTGACTGAAAGggctgaggatgaggaggaaatTAATGCCGAGCTGACAGCcaagaagagaaaactggaggaTGAATGTTCAGAGCTGAAGAAAGATATAGATGACCTCGAGTTAACGTTGGCCAaagtggagaaggaaaagcatgcCACTGAAAACAAG GTGAAAAACCTCACAGAGGAGATGGCAGCCTTGGACGAGACCATTGCCAAGCtgacaaaagagaagaaagcccTCCAAGAGGCCCATCAGCAGACACTGGATGACTTGCAGGTAGAAGAGGACAAAGTCAATACTCTGACCAAAGCTAAGAccaagctggagcagcaagtggACGAT CTGGAAGGTTCCCTGgagcaagagaagaaactgcGCATGGACCTTGAGAGAGCTAAGAGGAAACTCGAAGGAGACCTGAAGCTGGCCCATGACAGCATAATGGATTTGGAAAATGATAAGCAGCAGCTGGATGAGAAACTGAAGAA GAAAGACTTTGAAATCAGCCAGATCCAGAGCAAAATCGAGGATGAGCAAGCCCTGGGCATGCAATCACAGAAGAAGATCAAGGAGCTGCAG GCTCGTATTGAGGAACTGGAGGAGGAAATTGAGGCAGAGCGAACCTCTCGggcaaaagcagagaagcatCGGGCTGACCTCTCCAGGGAGCTAGAGGAGATCAGCGAGCGcctggaagaagcaggaggggCTACTGCAGCTCAGATTGAGATGAACAAGAAGCGTGAGGCAGAGTTTCAGAAGATGCGCCGTGACCTCGAAGAGGCCACGCTGCAGCATGAAGCCACAGCTGCCACCCTGCGGAAGAAGCACGCAGACAGCACAGCTGAGCTTGGGGAGCAGATCGACAACCTGCAACGAGTGaagcagaagctggagaaggagaagagtgAGCTGAAGATGGAGATTGACGACTTGGCCAGTAACATGGAGTCTGTCTCCAAAGCCAAG GCAAATCTGGAGAAGATGTGCCGCACTCTGGAAGACCAGCTGAGTGAGATTAAAACTAAGGAGGAACAGAATCAGCGCATGATCAATGACCTCAATACTCAAAGAGCTCGTCTACAGACAGAATCAG GTGAATATTCACGCCAGGTGGAGGAAAAGGATGCTCTGATTTCTCAGCTGTCTAGGGGCAAGCAAGGATTTACCCAACAGATTGAGGAACTCAAGAGACATCTAGAGGAAGAGATAAAG GCCAAGAATGCCCTGGCCCACGCCTTGCAGTCTGCTCGCCATGACTGTGACTTGCTCCGGGAACAATatgaggaggagcaggaagccAAGGGGGAGCTGCAGCGTGCCCTGTCCAAGGCCAACAGCGAAGTGGCCCAGTGGAGAACCAAATATGAGACGGATGCTATTCAGCGCacggaggagctggaggaggccaA GAAGAAGCTGGCACAGCGCCTGCAGGATGCAGAGGAACACGTTGAAGCTGTGAATGCCAAATGTGCCTCCCTggaaaagacaaagcagaggctgcagaatGAAGTGGAGGACCTGATGATTGACGTGGAGCGATCGAATGCTGCCTGCGCAGCTCTggataagaagcagaagaacttTGACAAG ATCCTGGCAGAGTGGAAGCAGAAGTATGAGGAAACGCAGGCTGAGCTGGAAGCCTCCCAGAAGGAGTCTCGCTCTCTCAGCACGGAGCTGTTTAAGATGAAGAATGCCTATGAGGAGTCCTTGGATCACCTGGAAACGCTGAAGCGTGAGAACAAGAACTTGCAGC AGGAGATTTCGGACCTGACGGAGCAGATTGCCGAGGGAGGAAAGGCGATTCATGAGCTGGAGAAAGTCAAGaagcagattgagcaggagaaatCTGAACTCCAAGCGTCTCTGGAGGAAGCTGAG GCCTCCCTAGAACATGAAGAGGGGAAGATCCTGCGCCTCCAGCTTGAGCTCAACCAGGTGAAGTCTGAGATTGACAGGAAGATAGCAGAGAAAGACGAGGAGATCGACCAGCTGAAGAGAAACCACCTCAGAATTGTGGAGTCCATGCAGAGCACCCTGGACGCTGAGATCAGGAGCCGGAATGAAGCCCTGCGgctgaagaagaagatggaggGAGACCTGAATGAAATGGAGATCCAGCTGAGCCATGCCAACCGCGTGGCTGCAGAGGCACAGAAGAACCTGAGGAACACACAGGCAGTGCTCAAG GATACCCAGTTACACCTGGACGATGCTCTCAGGACACAGGAGGACCTGAAGGAGCAGGTGGCCATGGTGGAGCGCAGAGCCAACCTGCTGCAGGCTGAAGTTGAGGAGCTACGGGCAGCCCTGGAGCAGACGGAGCGGTCGAGGAAAGTGGCTGAGCAGGAGCTTCTGGATGCCACTGAACGTGTGCAGCTCCTCCATACCCAG AACACCAGCTTAATCAACACCAAGAAGAAGCTGGAAACAGACATCATGCAAATTCAGGGTGAAATGGAGGATACGATCCAGGAAGCCCGCAATGCTGAAGAGAAGGCCAAGAAGGCCATCACAGAT GCAGCCATGATggcagaagagctgaagaaggagcaggacaccAGCGCCCACCTGGAGAGGATGAAGAAGAACCTGGACCAGACGGTGAAGGACCTGCAGCACCGTCTCGATGAGGCTGAGCAGTTGGCTCTGAAGGGAGGCAAGAAGCAAATCCAGAAGCTGGAGGCCAGA GTGCGGGAGCTGGAAGGGGAGGTTGATGCTGAGCAGAAGCGCAGCGCTGAAGCCGTGAAGGGTGTGCGCAAGTACGAGAGGAGGGTGAAGGAGCTGACCTACCAG TCTGAGGAAGACCGGAAGAATATTCTGAGGCTGCAGGATCTGGTGGACAAGCTGCAAACGAAGGTGAAGTCCTACAAGAGACAAGCGGAGGAGGCT GAGGAGCTGTCCAGTGTCAATCTCTCCAAGTTCCGCAAGATCCAGCACGAGCTGGAGGAAGCCGAGGAGCGGGCTGACATTGCAGAGTCGCAGGTCAACAAGCTCCGAGTGAAGAGCAGGGAGTTTCACAGCAAGAAGATAGAAGAGGAAGAGTGA